A section of the Clostridium sp. TW13 genome encodes:
- the rpsL gene encoding 30S ribosomal protein S12, with protein MPTISQLVRKGRKTLVTKSNSPALKECPQKRGVCTVVKTTTPKKPNSALRKIARVRLTNGIEVTGYIPGVGHNLQEHSVVLIRGGRIKDVPGVRYHIVRGALDCAGVANRLQSRSKYGAKKPKQK; from the coding sequence ATGCCAACTATAAGCCAATTAGTTAGAAAGGGCAGAAAAACATTAGTAACAAAGTCAAATTCTCCTGCACTTAAGGAGTGCCCACAAAAAAGAGGGGTATGTACAGTAGTTAAAACTACAACTCCAAAGAAACCTAACTCAGCGTTAAGAAAGATTGCCAGAGTTAGATTAACTAACGGAATTGAAGTTACAGGTTATATTCCAGGTGTAGGTCACAACTTACAAGAACATAGTGTTGTTCTTATAAGAGGTGGAAGAATCAAAGACGTTCCCGGTGTAAGATACCACATCGTTAGAGGAGCTCTTGACTGTGCTGGAGTAGCTAACAGACTACAATCTAGATCAAAATACGGTGCAAAGAAACCAAAGCAAAAATAA
- the rplB gene encoding 50S ribosomal protein L2, whose amino-acid sequence MAVKKFNPTTPSRRNMTVSTFEEITTNEPEKSLLVSLNSKAGRNAQGKITVRHRGGGVKRKYRLVDFKRNKDGIPATVASIEYDPNRTAYIALVVYKDGEKRYIIAPVGLKVGDVIVSGEEADIKAGNALPLKNIPVGTLVHNIELQVGKGGQLVRAAGLSAQLMAKEGNYATLRLPSGEMRYVRIECRATIGTVSNLTNDIVKIGKAGRKRHMGWRPTVRGSVMNPNDHPHGGGEGKSPIGRPSPVTPWGKPALGYKTRKNKKYSDRFIIKRRNGK is encoded by the coding sequence ATGGCAGTTAAAAAGTTTAACCCTACTACCCCTTCAAGAAGAAACATGACAGTTAGTACGTTTGAAGAAATAACTACAAACGAACCAGAGAAGTCACTTCTAGTTTCTTTAAACAGTAAGGCAGGTAGAAATGCACAGGGTAAAATAACTGTAAGACATCGTGGTGGCGGTGTAAAAAGAAAGTACAGATTAGTGGATTTCAAGAGAAATAAGGATGGTATACCAGCAACAGTTGCTAGTATCGAATACGATCCAAACAGAACAGCTTACATTGCTTTAGTTGTTTATAAAGATGGAGAAAAGAGATACATAATTGCTCCAGTAGGGTTAAAAGTTGGAGATGTTATAGTATCAGGTGAAGAAGCAGATATCAAAGCAGGTAATGCGTTACCATTAAAGAATATACCAGTTGGTACATTAGTTCATAATATAGAACTACAAGTAGGAAAAGGTGGCCAATTAGTTAGAGCTGCTGGTTTATCAGCACAATTAATGGCTAAAGAAGGAAACTATGCTACTTTAAGATTACCTTCAGGTGAAATGAGATATGTTAGAATAGAATGTAGAGCAACTATCGGAACAGTATCAAACTTAACAAATGATATAGTTAAGATAGGTAAAGCAGGTAGAAAGAGACATATGGGTTGGAGACCAACTGTAAGAGGATCTGTAATGAACCCTAATGACCATCCACACGGTGGTGGTGAAGGTAAGTCACCAATCGGTAGACCATCTCCAGTAACTCCATGGGGTAAACCAGCTCTTGGATATAAGACTAGAAAGAATAAGAAGTACTCAGATAGATTCATCATTAAGAGAAGAAACGGTAAGTAA
- a CDS encoding ribosomal L7Ae/L30e/S12e/Gadd45 family protein, translating into MIDRLQGVKVIGIKQCKKAMNNGEGKVLYVAQDADMKLLESLLELAKQNNIEVRFIDSMRILGKMCGIDVGASATIILNK; encoded by the coding sequence ATGATAGACAGACTTCAAGGTGTAAAAGTAATTGGAATAAAACAATGCAAAAAAGCAATGAATAATGGAGAAGGAAAAGTTTTATATGTAGCGCAAGATGCTGATATGAAATTGTTAGAGAGCTTATTAGAACTTGCTAAGCAAAATAATATTGAAGTGAGATTCATTGACAGTATGAGAATTTTAGGAAAGATGTGCGGCATAGATGTTGGTGCATCAGCAACTATTATTCTAAATAAATAG
- the tuf gene encoding elongation factor Tu, whose protein sequence is MAKSKFERNKPHVNIGTIGHVDHGKTTLTAAITTVLANKGFAEAFNYADIDKAPEEKERGITINTAHVEYETENRHYAHVDCPGHADYVKNMITGAAQMDGAILVVSAADGPMPQTREHILLASRVGVNYIVVFLNKADMVDDEELLELVEMEVRELLSEYDFPGDDIPVIKGSALQALENPTDEAKIAPIMELMAAVDSYIPTPERATDKPFLLPVEDVFTITGRGTVATGRVESGVLHVGDEVEIVGLMEEKKKVVVTGIEMFRKLLDEAQAGDNVGVLLRGVQRTDIERGQVLSKPNSVHPHKSFVGQVYVLKKEEGGRHTPFFDGYRPQFYFRTTDVTGSIKLPEGMEMVMPGDHIDMNVELITQIAMDEGLRFAIREGGRTVGSGVVTSINA, encoded by the coding sequence ATGGCTAAGTCAAAATTTGAAAGAAATAAACCACACGTTAACATCGGAACAATCGGACACGTAGACCACGGTAAGACAACATTAACAGCTGCAATCACAACAGTATTAGCAAACAAGGGATTTGCAGAAGCATTTAACTATGCTGATATAGATAAGGCTCCAGAAGAAAAAGAAAGAGGAATCACAATCAATACAGCACACGTTGAATATGAAACAGAAAACAGACATTATGCACACGTTGACTGTCCAGGACATGCTGACTACGTAAAGAACATGATAACAGGAGCAGCACAAATGGATGGAGCTATACTAGTTGTATCAGCAGCAGATGGTCCAATGCCACAAACAAGAGAACATATACTACTAGCATCAAGAGTTGGAGTAAACTACATCGTAGTATTCTTAAACAAAGCAGATATGGTAGATGATGAAGAATTATTAGAATTAGTTGAAATGGAAGTAAGAGAATTATTAAGTGAATATGACTTCCCAGGCGATGATATTCCAGTAATAAAGGGATCAGCATTACAAGCATTAGAAAACCCAACAGATGAAGCTAAGATAGCACCAATAATGGAATTAATGGCAGCAGTAGATAGCTACATCCCAACACCAGAAAGAGCAACAGATAAGCCATTCTTATTACCAGTAGAAGATGTCTTCACTATAACAGGAAGAGGAACAGTTGCAACAGGAAGAGTTGAAAGTGGAGTTCTACATGTAGGAGACGAAGTAGAAATCGTTGGATTAATGGAAGAAAAGAAGAAAGTTGTAGTAACAGGAATAGAAATGTTCAGAAAGTTACTAGACGAAGCACAAGCTGGAGATAACGTAGGAGTACTTTTAAGAGGAGTTCAAAGAACAGACATCGAAAGAGGTCAAGTATTATCAAAGCCAAATTCAGTACACCCACATAAGAGCTTCGTAGGTCAAGTATATGTATTAAAGAAAGAAGAAGGCGGAAGACATACACCATTCTTCGATGGATACAGACCACAATTCTATTTCAGAACAACAGATGTTACAGGATCAATCAAATTACCAGAAGGAATGGAAATGGTAATGCCAGGAGATCACATTGACATGAATGTTGAATTAATAACACAAATAGCAATGGATGAAGGATTAAGATTCGCAATCAGAGAAGGCGGAAGAACAGTAGGTTCTGGAGTTGTTACATCAATTAACGCTTAA
- the rpsG gene encoding 30S ribosomal protein S7, protein MPRKGHIAKRDVLPDPVYNSKVVTKLINSIMEDGKKGVAQKICYGAFEIMAEKTGKDALEVFETAMNNVMPLLEVKARRIGGSNYQVPIEVRPERRQTLGIRWILLASDKRSEKYMRERLANELIDASNNTGAAVKKREDTHKMAEANKAFAHYRY, encoded by the coding sequence GTGCCAAGAAAAGGACATATTGCAAAAAGAGATGTATTACCAGATCCAGTGTACAATTCAAAGGTTGTTACTAAATTAATTAACAGCATAATGGAAGATGGTAAAAAGGGAGTAGCACAAAAGATTTGCTACGGAGCTTTTGAAATAATGGCAGAGAAAACTGGTAAGGATGCATTAGAAGTGTTTGAAACAGCAATGAATAATGTAATGCCTTTACTAGAAGTAAAAGCTAGAAGAATAGGTGGTTCTAACTACCAAGTTCCGATAGAAGTTAGACCAGAGAGAAGACAAACATTAGGAATCAGATGGATACTATTAGCTTCAGATAAGAGAAGTGAAAAGTATATGAGAGAAAGATTAGCTAATGAATTAATAGATGCTTCAAACAATACTGGAGCAGCAGTTAAGAAGAGAGAAGATACTCATAAAATGGCTGAAGCTAATAAAGCATTTGCTCATTACAGATACTAA
- the rplC gene encoding 50S ribosomal protein L3, protein MNKAILGKKIGMTQIFNENGKVVPVTVVEAGPCVVVQKKTTEKDGYSAIQVGFGDVREKLVNKPRKGHFAKAGVSLRRHLKEFRLDNAAEYEVGQEIKADVFTAGDKIDVSGVSKGKGFQGTIKRWNAQRGPMSHGSKFHRAVGSMGASSDPSRTFKNKRMPGHMGAENTTVLNLEVVKVMADKNLILIKGGIPGPNKGIVVIRNTVRA, encoded by the coding sequence ATGAATAAGGCTATATTAGGAAAAAAGATAGGAATGACTCAAATATTCAATGAAAATGGTAAAGTTGTTCCAGTAACAGTAGTAGAAGCAGGTCCATGTGTTGTTGTTCAAAAGAAAACAACTGAAAAAGATGGATACTCTGCAATACAAGTTGGTTTTGGAGACGTAAGAGAAAAACTTGTTAACAAACCAAGAAAAGGACATTTTGCAAAAGCAGGAGTTTCTTTAAGAAGACACTTAAAAGAATTTAGATTAGACAATGCAGCAGAATACGAAGTAGGTCAAGAAATAAAGGCTGATGTATTCACAGCAGGAGACAAGATTGATGTATCAGGAGTTTCTAAAGGAAAGGGATTCCAAGGAACAATTAAGAGATGGAATGCTCAAAGAGGACCTATGTCACATGGTTCTAAGTTCCATAGAGCAGTTGGTTCAATGGGAGCTTCATCAGATCCATCAAGAACATTCAAAAACAAGAGAATGCCAGGTCACATGGGAGCTGAAAACACAACAGTTCTTAATTTAGAAGTTGTTAAGGTTATGGCTGATAAGAACCTAATCTTGATAAAGGGTGGAATCCCAGGACCAAACAAGGGTATAGTTGTTATCAGAAATACTGTTAGAGCTTAG
- the rpsJ gene encoding 30S ribosomal protein S10 produces the protein MSKQKIRIRLKAFDHTILDQSAEKIVETAKSTGAKVAGPVPLPTEKDVVTVLRAVHKYKDSREQFEIRTHKRLIDILNPSSKTVDALMRLNLPAGVDIEIKL, from the coding sequence ATGTCAAAACAAAAAATAAGAATCAGACTAAAGGCTTTTGATCATACAATATTAGATCAATCAGCTGAAAAAATAGTTGAAACTGCAAAGTCAACTGGAGCAAAGGTTGCAGGTCCAGTTCCACTACCAACTGAAAAAGACGTAGTGACAGTTTTAAGAGCAGTTCACAAGTACAAAGATTCCAGAGAACAATTCGAAATCAGAACACATAAGAGATTAATCGACATACTTAATCCATCATCAAAAACTGTTGATGCATTAATGAGATTAAATCTACCAGCTGGTGTAGATATCGAAATAAAACTATAA
- the rplD gene encoding 50S ribosomal protein L4: MPKVGLFNKQAQKVKDVELNDSVFAVEVNQDAIHQVVVALLANKRQGTQSAKTRAEVRGGGIKPWRQKGTGRARQGSIRSPQWIHGGIVFAPKPRDYRVSVPKTMRRVALTSALTSKVNDNELVVLESLDFEAPKTKQVVDMLKAFEAKKTLIVTAETNENVYKSARNIQGVAVIPVNNINVYDLLKFEKVLITEAAVRKIEEVYA, from the coding sequence ATGCCTAAAGTAGGATTATTTAATAAACAAGCACAAAAAGTTAAAGATGTTGAATTAAACGACAGTGTGTTCGCAGTTGAAGTTAATCAAGATGCAATTCACCAAGTAGTTGTAGCTTTATTAGCTAACAAGAGACAAGGAACACAATCAGCAAAGACAAGAGCTGAAGTTCGCGGAGGCGGAATTAAGCCATGGAGACAAAAGGGAACAGGTAGAGCAAGACAAGGTTCTATAAGATCACCACAATGGATACACGGTGGTATTGTATTTGCACCAAAGCCAAGAGATTATAGAGTATCAGTTCCTAAGACTATGAGAAGAGTAGCATTAACATCAGCTTTAACAAGCAAAGTTAATGACAATGAATTAGTAGTATTAGAAAGCCTAGACTTTGAAGCACCAAAGACTAAGCAAGTAGTTGACATGTTAAAAGCATTTGAAGCTAAGAAAACACTAATAGTTACAGCTGAAACAAACGAAAATGTATATAAATCAGCAAGAAACATTCAAGGTGTAGCTGTTATACCAGTTAACAACATCAATGTTTATGATTTATTAAAATTTGAGAAAGTTTTAATTACAGAAGCAGCTGTAAGAAAGATTGAGGAGGTGTACGCATAA
- the fusA gene encoding elongation factor G, whose amino-acid sequence MSRKFPLEKFRNFGIMAHIDAGKTTTTERILFYTGKSHKIGEVHEGQATMDWMVQEQERGITITSAATTCVWKGHELNIIDTPGHVDFTVEVERSLRVLDGAVTVLDAKSGVEPQTETVWRQADKYQVPRMVYVNKMDATGADFFKCVNTVRDRLKANAVPIQIPVGAEENFKGMVDLIRNVAIIFNDDLGTDVVECEVPAELKDQAEEFRAAMIESVAEVDEELMLKYLDGEEITEEEIMAGLRKGTITNQLIPVICGSSYKNKGVQQMIDGVVDFLPSPLDVPAIKGTSLDGEEDHRESSDQAPMATLAFKIATDPFVGKLAFARVYSGVVNSGSYVLNSTKGKKERIGRLVKMHANHREEVEALEAGEIGAIIGLKNTTTGDTLCDENQPIVLESMEFPEPVINVAIEPKTKAAQEKMGIALAKLAEEDPTFKTWTDTETGQTIIAGMGELHLDIIVDRLQREFKVECNVGAPQVAYKETIRAGVKAQGKYIKQSGGKGQYGDCWIELIPTEGEYVFENAIVGGSIPREYIPAVDNGIQEASQSGIIAGYPVINFKVKLFDGSYHDVDSSEMAFKIAGSMAFKNAMAKADPVLLEPSMKVEVTVPEEYMGDVMGDVNSRRGRIEGMELRNGAQVIRAFVPLSEMFGYATTLRSRTQGRGTYSMEFDHYEEVPKSIQEQVAKGRQK is encoded by the coding sequence ATGTCTAGAAAATTCCCATTAGAAAAATTCCGTAACTTTGGAATCATGGCTCATATCGATGCTGGTAAGACAACAACTACTGAACGTATATTGTTTTACACAGGTAAGAGTCACAAAATAGGTGAAGTTCACGAAGGCCAAGCAACAATGGACTGGATGGTTCAAGAACAAGAGAGAGGTATAACAATTACTTCTGCTGCAACAACATGTGTATGGAAAGGTCATGAGTTAAACATAATCGATACACCAGGACACGTAGACTTTACAGTTGAAGTTGAAAGATCTCTAAGAGTACTTGATGGTGCTGTTACAGTTCTTGATGCGAAGAGTGGTGTTGAGCCTCAAACAGAAACTGTTTGGAGACAGGCGGATAAATACCAAGTACCAAGAATGGTATATGTAAATAAAATGGATGCAACAGGTGCTGACTTCTTTAAGTGTGTTAATACAGTTAGAGATAGATTAAAGGCTAATGCAGTTCCAATACAAATCCCTGTAGGTGCAGAAGAAAACTTTAAGGGTATGGTAGACTTAATAAGAAATGTTGCAATAATATTCAATGATGATTTAGGAACAGATGTTGTAGAATGTGAAGTTCCAGCTGAGTTAAAAGATCAAGCTGAAGAATTCAGAGCAGCAATGATAGAATCAGTTGCTGAAGTTGATGAAGAATTAATGCTAAAATATCTTGACGGTGAAGAAATCACTGAAGAAGAAATAATGGCTGGATTAAGAAAAGGAACAATTACTAATCAACTTATCCCTGTAATTTGTGGATCATCATACAAAAACAAAGGTGTTCAACAAATGATTGATGGAGTTGTAGATTTCTTACCATCACCATTAGATGTTCCAGCTATAAAAGGTACATCTTTAGATGGAGAAGAAGATCATAGAGAATCTTCAGATCAAGCACCAATGGCAACACTAGCGTTTAAGATAGCTACAGATCCATTCGTTGGAAAATTAGCATTTGCTAGAGTTTACTCAGGTGTAGTAAATAGTGGTTCTTATGTTCTTAACTCAACAAAGGGTAAGAAAGAAAGAATTGGTAGACTTGTTAAGATGCATGCTAACCATAGAGAAGAAGTAGAAGCATTAGAAGCTGGAGAAATCGGAGCAATTATAGGATTAAAGAACACAACAACTGGAGATACTTTATGTGATGAGAATCAACCAATAGTTCTTGAATCAATGGAATTCCCAGAACCAGTAATCAATGTTGCTATAGAACCAAAAACAAAAGCAGCTCAAGAAAAGATGGGTATAGCTTTAGCTAAACTTGCTGAAGAAGATCCAACTTTCAAAACTTGGACTGATACTGAAACTGGTCAAACAATAATCGCTGGTATGGGTGAGTTACACCTTGATATCATAGTTGATAGACTTCAAAGAGAATTTAAAGTTGAGTGTAATGTTGGTGCTCCTCAAGTTGCTTATAAAGAAACAATTAGAGCTGGCGTTAAGGCTCAAGGAAAGTATATCAAACAATCAGGTGGTAAGGGTCAATACGGAGATTGTTGGATTGAACTTATACCAACTGAAGGAGAATACGTATTTGAAAATGCTATAGTTGGAGGATCTATTCCAAGAGAATATATTCCAGCAGTAGATAATGGTATTCAAGAAGCTTCACAAAGCGGTATTATAGCTGGATACCCAGTTATAAACTTCAAAGTTAAATTATTTGATGGTTCATACCATGATGTCGATTCATCAGAAATGGCCTTCAAGATAGCAGGATCTATGGCGTTTAAGAATGCTATGGCTAAGGCTGATCCAGTATTACTTGAACCTTCTATGAAAGTTGAAGTTACAGTTCCAGAAGAATACATGGGAGATGTAATGGGAGACGTTAACTCAAGAAGAGGTAGAATAGAAGGAATGGAATTAAGAAATGGTGCTCAAGTTATAAGAGCTTTCGTTCCATTATCAGAAATGTTTGGATATGCAACTACATTGAGATCAAGAACTCAAGGTAGAGGTACTTATTCAATGGAATTTGATCACTATGAAGAAGTTCCAAAGAGCATCCAAGAGCAAGTTGCTAAAGGAAGACAAAAATAA
- the rplW gene encoding 50S ribosomal protein L23 translates to MNLTSHDIIRKPVITEKSMAAMAEKKYTFIVHVSANKSQIKRAVEEVFNVKVEDVKTIRTMGKTKRVGVHIGKRADLKKAIITLTEDSNSIEFFEGMQ, encoded by the coding sequence ATGAATTTAACAAGCCATGATATAATAAGAAAGCCTGTTATAACTGAAAAGTCAATGGCAGCAATGGCAGAAAAGAAATACACCTTCATAGTTCATGTGTCAGCAAACAAATCTCAAATAAAGAGAGCTGTAGAAGAAGTTTTCAATGTTAAAGTTGAAGATGTTAAGACAATAAGAACTATGGGAAAAACAAAGAGAGTTGGCGTTCACATAGGTAAGAGAGCTGACTTAAAGAAAGCTATCATTACATTAACTGAAGATAGCAATTCTATTGAATTCTTTGAAGGAATGCAATAA
- the rpoC gene encoding DNA-directed RNA polymerase subunit beta' gives MFELNNFDALQIGLASPEQIRAWSRGEVKKPETINYRTLKPEKDGLFCERIFGPIKDWECHCGKYKRVRYKGIVCDRCGVEVTKSKVRRERMGHIELAAPVSHIWYFKGIPSRMGLLIDMSPRALEKVLYFASYIVIDPKETPLLKKQLLNEKEYREACDKYGEESFVAAMGAEAVKELLAEIDLERTSVELKEELKTSTGQKKVRVIRRLEVVESFRKSGNHPDWMIIDVIPVIPPDLRPMVQLDGGRFATSDLNDLYRRVINRNNRLKKLIDLGAPDIIVRNEKRMLQEAVDALIDNGRRGRAVTGPGNRPLKSLSDMLKGKQGRFRQNLLGKRVDYSGRSVIVVGPELKMYQCGLPKEMAIELFKPFVMKKLVEDGVAHNIKSAKRMVERVMPQVWDVLEDVIADHPVLLNRAPTLHRLGIQAFQPVLVEGRAIKLHPLACTAYNADFDGDQMAIHVPLSVEAQAEARFLMLAAGNIMKPSDGKPVCVPTQDMVLGSYYLTIDKDGVKGEGMVFSSSEEAIMAYQLNEISIHAKIKVKVTREFDGKIESGIINTTPGKILFNESIPQDLGFVDRNDPEHKFDMEVDFLVTKKSLGKIIDKCYMVHGPINTSTMLDQIKAKGYHYSSIGAVTVAASDITVPKRKYELLEDADKTVDKIEKLYRRGLISEDERYQRVIDKWTKTTEEVADALMDSMNRFNPIFMMADSGARGSKSQIKQLAGMRGLMASPSGKILELPIKASFIEGLDVLEYFISTHGARKGNADTALKTADSGYLTRRLVDVSQDVIVREDDCGTSQGIYVEEIKEGSESIEGLQERITGRYVAEDVIHPETGEVLVGKDSYVEPMLAEKVVKAGVKRVKIRSVFTCKSKVGVCAKCYGMDMATASKINIGEAVGIVAAQSIGEPGTQLTMRTFHTGGVAGADITQGLPRVEELFEARKPKGLAIITEIAGTVRREETKKKRIVIVVGEDGEERDYDIPFGSRIKVNDGDVVEAGDEITEGSVNPHDIMAIKGVDGVRKYLLSEVQKVYRLQGVDINDKHLEVVVRQMTRKVKVTDSGDTELLPGTMIDMFDFDAANEKVEEFGGVKAQGEKVLLGITKAALATDSFLSAASFQETTRVLTDAAIKGKIDPLIGLKENVIIGKLIPAGTGMMRYRALRLSTDNNLAEKEVENQIEE, from the coding sequence TTGTTTGAGTTGAATAATTTTGATGCATTACAAATAGGGTTAGCATCTCCAGAACAGATAAGAGCATGGTCTAGAGGTGAAGTTAAAAAACCAGAAACTATAAACTATAGAACATTAAAGCCAGAGAAAGATGGGTTGTTCTGTGAAAGAATATTTGGACCTATAAAAGACTGGGAATGTCATTGTGGAAAATACAAAAGAGTTAGATACAAAGGAATAGTTTGTGACAGATGTGGTGTTGAAGTAACAAAGTCAAAAGTAAGAAGAGAGAGAATGGGGCATATAGAATTAGCTGCCCCTGTATCTCACATTTGGTACTTCAAAGGAATTCCATCAAGAATGGGATTATTAATTGATATGTCACCAAGAGCTTTAGAAAAAGTACTATATTTTGCTTCTTATATAGTAATAGATCCTAAAGAAACACCATTACTTAAAAAACAACTATTAAATGAAAAAGAATATAGAGAAGCTTGTGATAAGTATGGTGAAGAAAGCTTCGTTGCTGCTATGGGAGCTGAAGCAGTAAAAGAATTACTTGCTGAAATTGATTTGGAAAGAACTTCTGTTGAATTAAAAGAGGAGTTAAAGACTAGTACAGGTCAAAAGAAGGTAAGAGTCATAAGAAGATTAGAAGTTGTTGAGTCTTTTAGAAAATCAGGTAACCATCCAGATTGGATGATAATTGATGTTATTCCTGTAATACCACCAGATTTAAGACCGATGGTTCAATTAGACGGTGGAAGATTTGCTACTTCAGATTTAAATGACTTATACAGAAGAGTTATTAATAGAAATAACAGACTTAAAAAGTTAATAGATTTAGGTGCGCCAGACATCATTGTAAGAAATGAAAAGAGAATGCTTCAAGAAGCAGTGGATGCACTTATTGATAATGGTAGAAGAGGTAGGGCTGTAACTGGACCAGGAAACAGACCGTTAAAGTCTTTATCAGATATGCTTAAAGGTAAGCAAGGTAGATTTAGACAAAATCTTCTTGGAAAAAGAGTTGACTACTCTGGTAGATCAGTTATCGTTGTTGGACCAGAACTTAAGATGTACCAATGTGGTCTTCCTAAAGAAATGGCAATAGAATTATTTAAGCCATTTGTAATGAAAAAATTAGTTGAAGATGGTGTTGCTCACAACATTAAATCAGCTAAGAGAATGGTTGAAAGAGTTATGCCTCAAGTTTGGGATGTACTAGAAGATGTTATAGCAGATCATCCAGTATTGTTAAACAGAGCACCTACTCTTCATAGATTAGGAATTCAAGCATTCCAACCAGTTTTAGTAGAAGGAAGAGCTATTAAACTCCATCCATTAGCATGTACTGCATATAATGCGGACTTTGATGGTGACCAAATGGCTATTCACGTTCCATTATCTGTAGAAGCACAAGCAGAAGCTAGATTCTTGATGCTTGCAGCAGGAAACATAATGAAGCCTTCAGATGGTAAACCAGTATGTGTTCCTACACAAGATATGGTACTTGGTTCATACTACTTAACAATTGATAAAGATGGTGTCAAGGGAGAAGGAATGGTATTCTCTTCTTCAGAAGAAGCAATTATGGCATATCAATTAAATGAGATATCTATACATGCTAAGATAAAAGTTAAAGTTACAAGAGAATTTGATGGAAAAATTGAGTCTGGAATAATTAACACTACTCCAGGTAAAATATTATTTAATGAATCAATTCCTCAAGATCTTGGATTTGTAGATAGAAATGATCCTGAACATAAATTTGACATGGAAGTTGATTTCCTTGTAACAAAGAAGAGTTTAGGTAAGATTATCGATAAGTGTTATATGGTTCATGGACCAATCAATACATCTACAATGCTAGATCAAATCAAGGCTAAGGGATATCATTATTCATCAATTGGAGCAGTAACTGTTGCAGCATCAGATATCACAGTTCCTAAGAGAAAATATGAATTACTAGAAGATGCAGATAAAACAGTTGATAAAATAGAAAAATTATATAGAAGAGGATTAATATCAGAAGACGAAAGATATCAAAGAGTTATAGATAAGTGGACTAAGACAACTGAAGAAGTTGCAGATGCACTTATGGACAGTATGAATAGATTTAATCCAATATTTATGATGGCTGACTCAGGAGCCAGAGGATCTAAGTCTCAAATTAAGCAGCTTGCTGGTATGAGAGGACTTATGGCAAGTCCATCTGGTAAAATTCTTGAGTTACCAATCAAAGCATCATTTATAGAAGGGCTAGACGTATTGGAATACTTTATTTCAACACATGGAGCTAGAAAGGGTAATGCCGATACAGCTCTTAAGACAGCCGATTCTGGATATTTAACAAGAAGACTTGTTGATGTTAGCCAAGATGTTATTGTAAGAGAAGATGACTGTGGTACATCACAAGGTATTTATGTTGAAGAAATTAAAGAAGGTAGCGAATCAATTGAAGGGCTACAAGAAAGAATAACAGGTAGATATGTTGCAGAAGATGTGATTCATCCTGAAACAGGAGAAGTGTTAGTTGGAAAAGATTCTTATGTTGAACCAATGTTAGCTGAGAAAGTTGTAAAGGCTGGCGTTAAAAGGGTTAAGATAAGATCAGTATTTACATGTAAGTCAAAAGTTGGTGTTTGTGCTAAGTGTTATGGTATGGATATGGCAACAGCAAGCAAGATTAATATCGGTGAAGCTGTTGGTATAGTGGCAGCACAATCAATTGGTGAACCAGGAACACAGCTTACAATGAGAACATTCCATACAGGTGGAGTTGCTGGAGCCGATATTACACAAGGTCTTCCTAGAGTTGAAGAACTTTTTGAAGCTAGAAAGCCAAAGGGATTAGCTATAATTACTGAAATAGCTGGAACTGTAAGAAGAGAAGAAACTAAGAAGAAGAGAATAGTTATAGTAGTTGGAGAAGACGGCGAAGAAAGAGATTATGATATTCCATTCGGATCTAGAATTAAAGTTAATGATGGGGATGTAGTTGAAGCTGGAGATGAAATTACTGAAGGTTCAGTAAATCCACATGATATAATGGCAATTAAAGGTGTAGATGGAGTAAGAAAATATCTTTTATCAGAAGTTCAAAAGGTATATAGACTTCAAGGTGTTGATATTAATGATAAGCACTTAGAGGTTGTTGTAAGACAAATGACTAGAAAGGTTAAAGTAACAGATTCTGGTGATACTGAATTACTTCCAGGAACTATGATTGATATGTTTGATTTTGATGCAGCAAACGAAAAAGTTGAAGAGTTTGGTGGAGTAAAAGCTCAAGGGGAAAAAGTTCTTCTTGGTATTACAAAAGCAGCTTTAGCAACAGATAGTTTCTTATCAGCAGCTTCATTCCAAGAAACAACTAGAGTTCTTACTGATGCAGCTATCAAAGGAAAAATTGATCCACTAATTGGATTAAAGGAAAATGTAATTATTGGTAAATTGATTCCGGCTGGAACAGGAATGATGAGATATAGAGCATTAAGACTAAGTACAGATAACAATTTGGCAGAAAAAGAAGTAGAAAATCAAATTGAAGAATAA